In Marispirochaeta aestuarii, the following proteins share a genomic window:
- a CDS encoding ABC transporter permease, translated as MKVRVSREIIVALTAVVLGLAAGALFMLITGHNPFEGYTYLFRGGLMNVERIGNSLATATPLIMTGLSVAFAFRTGLFNIGASGQMLIGGLCATAVGLTLVLPQPLLLALMLLAAVCGGALWGLVPGFLKARFNVHEVVATIMMNWIAYWTVYYTVPAYFKGPYLETESRKIPEFASLKVPWLTRIFEGSYVNLGLFVALAAIVVIAVILNRTVLGYQLKAAGFNRYASEYAGMNVQRNIILSMTIAGALAGIGGATLYVGYASNMQIGVLPSHGFDGIAVALLGSNTPIGVLGSALFFGILHSGKGFMNAMTEIPPEIGDTIIATIIYFAATSVLIENGLNALQRRLVRRKGQEES; from the coding sequence ATGAAGGTGAGAGTTTCACGGGAGATAATCGTCGCCCTGACCGCGGTAGTACTCGGGCTTGCCGCCGGGGCTCTTTTCATGCTGATAACCGGCCATAATCCCTTTGAAGGTTATACCTACCTTTTTCGCGGCGGATTAATGAACGTTGAACGAATCGGGAACTCCCTGGCCACCGCCACTCCCCTGATCATGACCGGACTTTCGGTGGCCTTCGCCTTCCGTACCGGGCTGTTCAATATCGGCGCCTCGGGGCAGATGCTCATCGGCGGACTCTGTGCCACCGCCGTGGGCCTGACACTTGTTCTGCCCCAGCCGCTGCTCCTTGCACTTATGCTTCTGGCCGCTGTCTGCGGCGGAGCCCTCTGGGGACTGGTCCCCGGCTTCCTCAAGGCCAGGTTCAACGTCCACGAGGTAGTAGCCACCATCATGATGAACTGGATCGCCTACTGGACGGTCTACTATACGGTCCCGGCCTATTTTAAAGGACCCTACCTTGAGACCGAATCCCGCAAGATTCCGGAGTTCGCCTCGTTGAAGGTTCCCTGGCTTACCAGGATATTTGAAGGTTCCTACGTCAACCTCGGCCTTTTTGTGGCCCTTGCGGCGATTGTTGTTATTGCAGTTATTCTGAACCGTACCGTACTGGGGTATCAGCTCAAGGCCGCCGGTTTCAACCGTTACGCCTCGGAATATGCGGGTATGAATGTTCAGCGCAACATCATCCTTTCCATGACAATTGCAGGCGCCCTGGCGGGAATCGGCGGAGCGACCCTCTACGTCGGGTATGCCTCAAACATGCAGATAGGAGTCCTGCCCAGCCACGGCTTTGACGGAATCGCCGTCGCTCTCCTTGGATCAAACACCCCCATCGGGGTTCTGGGCTCGGCACTCTTCTTCGGTATTCTCCACTCCGGGAAGGGCTTTATGAACGCCATGACAGAGATTCCGCCGGAGATAGGAGACACCATCATCGCGACAATCATCTATTTTGCCGCCACCAGCGTCCTTATCGAGAACGGGCTGAACGCTCTTCAGCGCCGCCTGGTCAGACGCAAGGGACAGGAGGAAAGCTGA
- a CDS encoding ABC transporter permease: MWAIITQIFPYAVAFTIPLLITSLGGLFSERSGVVNIGLEGLMVVGSFTSALTISSLYPVMGSAAVWMGLGAAVLAGAAFSLLHAFASINLNANQVISGTAINMIAGALTVFFARNITGSGNIQIVSGLSRRSIPLLKDLPIVGPLFFTQTYTTTWLVLLILFGAWYLIYKTSFGLRLRSCGEHPQAADAAGVNVYLIRYIGVLFSGAFAGLGGAIILVTYSGEFNGSVAGLGFLALASLIFGQWKPLGILAATFFFGFASTIANVSQVIPALALIPGLVLKAFPYVVTLIALVIFSKSSQAPRAAGEPFDHGKR; encoded by the coding sequence ATGTGGGCTATCATAACGCAGATATTCCCCTATGCCGTCGCCTTTACGATCCCTCTGCTGATTACCTCCCTGGGGGGCCTCTTCAGCGAACGCTCCGGCGTCGTCAATATCGGACTGGAAGGTCTCATGGTAGTGGGATCCTTTACCAGCGCTCTGACAATTTCCAGCCTTTATCCCGTCATGGGCAGCGCGGCGGTCTGGATGGGGCTTGGTGCGGCGGTTCTGGCGGGTGCCGCTTTTTCACTGCTCCATGCCTTTGCCAGCATCAACCTCAACGCAAACCAGGTAATCAGCGGGACGGCCATCAATATGATCGCCGGCGCTCTTACGGTTTTCTTTGCCCGCAATATCACCGGTTCGGGAAACATCCAGATCGTTTCAGGACTCTCCCGCCGCAGCATACCCCTTTTGAAAGACCTGCCGATTGTCGGCCCCCTCTTCTTTACCCAGACCTATACCACCACATGGCTGGTCCTGCTGATCCTCTTTGGTGCCTGGTATCTGATCTACAAGACCTCCTTCGGCCTCCGGCTCAGATCCTGCGGGGAACATCCCCAGGCCGCGGATGCCGCCGGGGTAAATGTCTACCTGATCCGCTATATCGGGGTACTCTTCTCGGGGGCCTTCGCGGGTCTTGGGGGAGCGATTATCCTGGTAACCTACTCTGGAGAGTTCAACGGCTCTGTCGCGGGACTGGGATTTCTCGCCCTCGCTTCGCTGATCTTCGGTCAGTGGAAACCCCTGGGGATTCTCGCCGCAACCTTCTTCTTCGGCTTCGCCTCGACCATCGCCAATGTCTCCCAGGTAATCCCGGCCCTGGCCCTGATTCCTGGACTTGTTCTGAAAGCTTTTCCCTATGTGGTTACCCTGATTGCTCTGGTTATCTTCTCCAAATCCTCCCAGGCTCCCCGGGCGGCGGGAGAACCCTTTGATCACGGGAAGCGCTAG
- the cdd gene encoding cytidine deaminase: MEKEPDIEQLVTAAAAARNNAHTPYSRFKVGAALLLADGSIRDGCNIENASYGATVCAERVAILKARSEDPEMQIQAIAVVTQSETPSPPCALCLQVMAEFCSPETPIILANTSGKRLHYRFDELLPHPFTQSLL, encoded by the coding sequence ATGGAAAAAGAACCGGATATTGAACAGCTTGTAACCGCCGCCGCTGCCGCCAGGAACAACGCCCATACACCCTATTCCCGGTTCAAGGTGGGCGCCGCCCTGCTCCTGGCGGACGGCAGCATCCGCGACGGGTGTAACATAGAAAACGCCAGCTACGGCGCCACGGTCTGTGCCGAGCGTGTGGCCATCCTGAAAGCCCGAAGCGAAGACCCTGAGATGCAGATTCAGGCAATCGCGGTGGTAACCCAGAGCGAGACCCCCTCCCCCCCCTGTGCACTCTGCCTGCAGGTCATGGCTGAATTCTGCTCTCCCGAAACCCCGATAATCCTCGCAAACACTTCGGGAAAGCGCCTGCACTACCGCTTTGACGAGCTGCTGCCCCATCCCTTTACCCAATCCTTATTGTAA
- a CDS encoding glycosyltransferase, with the protein MAKVDLHVHSKYSDHPSEWFLQRLGTSESYTEPEYIYTTAKQRGMNLVTISDHNSIQGALELKKQHPEDCFVSVESTAYFPEDGCKIHILLFDITEEQFEHIEALRKDIYLLRDYIKEENIAYSVAHATYSVNGAVTAEHLEKLILLFDVFETINGGRNERNNNEWTRYLSSLTREDIEGLQQRHRIEPMSVTPWIKGFTAGSDDHAGIFIGKTWTSSEASTVEEFIHSIRTRKTAAHGRHHNFHSMTFMIYKIAFDFFRIRHNGSVPGPVSLVLDGLFNEKELNLKRAFALKRIQKKKKKSANQRILVDLIEQVRSVNYHEIDARLDIVYEKASELLDAIIKDFIDSFGKHLRKGNFDKLMRNFSSLLPALFLTVPFISTFTHMFNNRKLVNEMFLRLGKEPPRKEKKILWFTDTLTELNGVAITVQEIGWIAHTMKKEIRIAAAVGSENLGELPPNLMNIPIVGSLPLPHYEKLNLKVPSLLATLKLINDYDPDEIYISTPMTIGLTGLAAARLLNIPAVAIHHTDGTMQVRKIVDDITITNYVESYMKWFHSACDKTLVNTREYAEILKKRGYRMPEVGLFHRGVDTNLFKPHAGARRVLGEKYGIRKGINLLYAGRISRDKSVDIVVDCFLHLKEEFPELNLIIAGEGPYTDEMLRRVQREERVHFLGRVDHDLMPIVYAASDLFLFPSVTDTFGRVVAEAQSCGVPTIVSNAGGPQEIIADERTGWIVRTQSGEDWITATRKLLQNLKENPEEYNRMGLEARSHIIEEYSMQHFITGLFRKHPRESKLAESA; encoded by the coding sequence ATGGCAAAGGTAGATTTACACGTACATTCAAAGTATTCCGATCACCCGTCGGAATGGTTCCTTCAGCGTCTTGGTACCTCCGAGTCCTATACCGAACCGGAGTATATTTACACCACCGCAAAACAGCGGGGCATGAACCTGGTTACCATAAGCGATCATAACAGCATCCAGGGAGCATTGGAGCTGAAGAAGCAGCACCCGGAAGACTGTTTTGTCAGCGTGGAGTCCACGGCCTACTTTCCCGAGGACGGCTGCAAGATTCACATTCTGCTCTTCGACATAACCGAAGAGCAATTCGAACACATAGAAGCTCTCAGAAAGGATATTTACCTCCTCAGGGACTACATCAAAGAGGAAAATATCGCCTATTCGGTGGCTCATGCGACCTATTCTGTAAACGGTGCGGTTACGGCAGAGCATCTGGAAAAACTGATTCTCCTGTTTGACGTTTTCGAAACTATTAACGGGGGCCGGAACGAACGCAACAACAATGAGTGGACCCGTTATCTCTCGTCCCTTACCCGGGAAGACATCGAAGGGCTGCAGCAGCGTCACCGGATCGAACCCATGAGTGTTACCCCCTGGATCAAGGGCTTCACCGCAGGGTCGGACGACCACGCGGGAATCTTTATCGGGAAAACCTGGACCTCCAGCGAAGCTTCCACGGTGGAGGAGTTTATCCACAGCATACGGACCAGGAAAACCGCTGCCCACGGGCGGCATCACAATTTCCACTCCATGACCTTCATGATCTACAAGATCGCTTTTGATTTTTTCCGCATCAGGCATAACGGCTCAGTCCCCGGACCGGTCTCTCTGGTTCTTGACGGTCTTTTCAACGAAAAAGAGCTGAACCTGAAACGCGCCTTCGCCCTGAAGCGGATACAAAAGAAAAAGAAGAAGAGTGCCAACCAGCGAATCCTGGTCGATCTCATCGAACAGGTTCGAAGCGTGAACTATCACGAAATCGATGCCCGTCTGGATATTGTCTATGAAAAGGCTTCGGAGCTTCTGGATGCAATTATCAAGGATTTTATCGATTCCTTCGGAAAGCACCTGCGTAAGGGCAACTTCGACAAGCTGATGCGGAACTTTTCCTCCCTGCTCCCGGCCCTGTTTCTTACGGTTCCCTTTATCAGTACCTTCACTCACATGTTCAACAACCGCAAGCTGGTTAACGAAATGTTTCTGCGTCTTGGCAAGGAACCTCCCCGAAAGGAGAAAAAGATCCTCTGGTTTACCGATACCCTTACCGAGCTGAACGGGGTGGCCATAACGGTGCAGGAGATCGGATGGATCGCCCATACAATGAAAAAGGAGATCCGCATTGCAGCTGCAGTCGGGAGTGAGAACCTGGGGGAACTTCCTCCCAATTTAATGAACATTCCCATCGTCGGCAGCCTGCCCCTTCCCCATTACGAAAAGCTCAACTTGAAGGTCCCGAGTCTGCTGGCCACCTTAAAGCTGATAAACGACTACGATCCGGACGAGATCTACATATCCACCCCCATGACCATCGGGCTCACAGGACTTGCCGCCGCACGGCTTCTGAATATACCCGCCGTCGCGATTCACCATACCGACGGAACCATGCAGGTACGTAAAATTGTTGATGATATAACCATTACCAATTACGTTGAATCCTACATGAAGTGGTTTCACTCAGCCTGCGACAAGACCCTGGTCAATACCCGGGAATACGCGGAAATATTGAAGAAACGGGGCTACCGCATGCCAGAGGTGGGTCTCTTTCACCGGGGGGTGGATACAAATCTGTTCAAACCTCATGCCGGAGCCCGGAGGGTCCTGGGGGAGAAATACGGAATCAGAAAAGGAATCAATCTCCTCTATGCAGGACGTATATCCCGGGACAAGAGTGTGGACATCGTTGTTGACTGCTTTCTTCATCTGAAAGAGGAGTTTCCGGAACTGAACCTGATTATCGCCGGGGAAGGCCCGTATACCGATGAGATGCTGCGCCGGGTACAGAGGGAGGAGCGGGTCCATTTTCTCGGCAGGGTCGACCACGACCTGATGCCCATCGTCTACGCCGCCTCGGACCTGTTCCTCTTTCCCAGCGTAACCGACACCTTCGGCAGGGTTGTAGCCGAAGCCCAGTCCTGCGGGGTACCGACCATCGTAAGCAACGCAGGGGGCCCCCAGGAGATAATCGCGGACGAACGAACCGGCTGGATTGTCCGCACCCAGTCCGGAGAGGACTGGATCACAGCGACCAGGAAACTTCTTCAGAACCTGAAGGAAAACCCGGAAGAGTATAACCGCATGGGACTGGAGGCCCGCTCCCATATCATTGAAGAGTACAGCATGCAGCATTTTATTACCGGATTGTTTAGAAAACACCCCCGGGAATCCAAACTCGCTGAATCAGCATGA
- a CDS encoding glycine cleavage system protein R: protein MGDYFVFTAIGTDRVGIVDEIAAVLEAENCNIEESRMAVLGTEFSVMLLASGGQGIVQILEKDLPDIGDKLGLHVQIRPTRAPRGSSEGRPYSIEAISLDAPGIMHAVTAVLKRAGVNIEEISTETTSAPWTGATMFQMRGTLIVPREVHIAELRDQLENLEHERDIDIVLKPLNR from the coding sequence ATGGGAGACTACTTCGTTTTTACCGCCATCGGGACCGACCGGGTCGGAATCGTGGACGAGATCGCCGCGGTTCTGGAAGCCGAAAACTGCAACATCGAGGAGAGCCGCATGGCCGTGCTGGGAACGGAGTTCTCCGTGATGCTGCTGGCCTCCGGCGGTCAGGGGATTGTTCAGATCCTTGAAAAAGACCTCCCCGATATAGGCGACAAGCTGGGACTGCACGTGCAGATCCGCCCGACGAGGGCTCCCCGCGGGTCCTCTGAAGGGCGTCCTTACAGCATCGAGGCAATCTCATTGGATGCCCCCGGTATCATGCACGCCGTTACAGCCGTACTGAAGAGAGCGGGAGTAAATATCGAGGAGATATCCACCGAAACAACATCGGCTCCCTGGACGGGGGCAACAATGTTCCAGATGCGGGGCACCCTGATCGTGCCCCGGGAGGTTCACATTGCCGAGCTTCGAGACCAGCTGGAAAATCTGGAACATGAACGGGACATAGACATTGTACTCAAGCCCCTGAACAGATAA
- a CDS encoding Do family serine endopeptidase codes for MKRKIFSLLILLLFALGMSAAAFGQSEGYSRALYSTSNGATQNLKGLQNDFRRVAQEALPVVVSLDVVDVIEQQVRSPQSPFEFFFGRPDNREQQQGEPETREFRQEGLGSGVIVQKTGRTVYVLTNHHVAGKADEITVNLYDGRSYSGTLVGSDARKDLALVKFETAENIPVAKLADSDQTQVGDIVFAVGNPLGFESTFTYGIVSAVGRTGGPGVEGNLTDYIQTDAAINRGNSGGALVNIDGEVVGINTWIASQTGGNIGIGFAIPINNAKKTIQDLIESGEVQYGWLGISMGNPSENIAKEMGFEGQKGSFVYNVYKESPAMKGGIRPGDLITFIDGRRIESSDKLLQEVAALEPGKTYSFGIIRDGSSMNVRVRIATRAPEDAIRSNVENLWPGMTVVGITDEIRERLDLPRNMGNVMVGAVEQGSPAYNAGFRSGDIIKEVNRTRIESSRDFYRVFNSEESDELIFKVNRQGNDMILGLVR; via the coding sequence ATGAAACGAAAAATATTTTCCCTTTTAATACTGCTTCTTTTTGCCCTGGGAATGTCAGCGGCGGCTTTCGGCCAGTCCGAAGGTTATTCCCGGGCACTCTACAGCACATCGAACGGTGCAACCCAAAACCTGAAAGGTTTGCAGAACGATTTTCGCCGGGTTGCCCAGGAGGCACTTCCGGTAGTTGTATCCCTCGATGTGGTTGATGTAATTGAGCAGCAGGTACGATCACCCCAGTCACCCTTTGAGTTCTTTTTCGGCCGTCCGGACAACCGCGAACAGCAGCAGGGAGAACCTGAAACCCGGGAGTTCCGGCAGGAAGGACTCGGTTCCGGTGTGATAGTTCAAAAAACCGGACGAACTGTCTATGTCCTGACGAACCATCATGTCGCCGGTAAGGCTGACGAAATTACCGTCAACCTCTACGACGGACGCAGTTACTCGGGAACCCTCGTGGGAAGCGATGCACGAAAAGACCTGGCCCTGGTCAAGTTTGAGACGGCGGAAAATATTCCCGTGGCAAAACTGGCAGATTCGGACCAGACCCAGGTCGGAGACATCGTATTTGCCGTCGGAAACCCCCTGGGATTTGAATCGACCTTTACCTACGGAATCGTGAGTGCTGTGGGGCGTACCGGAGGTCCCGGCGTGGAGGGCAATCTTACGGATTACATTCAGACCGACGCCGCCATCAACCGCGGCAACTCCGGCGGAGCCCTGGTCAATATCGATGGAGAGGTAGTAGGCATCAACACCTGGATAGCCTCTCAGACCGGCGGCAATATCGGGATCGGTTTTGCCATCCCCATAAACAACGCCAAAAAAACCATCCAGGACCTGATTGAATCCGGAGAGGTTCAGTACGGATGGCTCGGTATATCCATGGGAAATCCCTCGGAGAACATTGCCAAAGAGATGGGATTCGAAGGTCAGAAGGGGTCCTTTGTCTATAATGTCTACAAGGAATCCCCCGCCATGAAGGGCGGAATACGCCCCGGAGACCTGATAACCTTTATTGACGGACGCCGTATAGAAAGCAGCGACAAACTTCTGCAGGAGGTCGCAGCCCTGGAGCCCGGAAAAACCTACAGCTTTGGAATTATCCGCGACGGTTCCTCCATGAATGTACGGGTTCGCATAGCCACCCGGGCACCGGAAGACGCCATTCGATCGAACGTGGAAAACCTGTGGCCCGGCATGACCGTCGTCGGTATAACCGATGAAATCCGGGAGCGTCTGGATCTTCCCAGAAACATGGGCAATGTAATGGTCGGAGCAGTAGAGCAGGGATCCCCCGCCTACAATGCGGGTTTCAGGTCCGGCGACATCATCAAGGAGGTCAATCGCACCAGGATTGAATCCTCCCGGGACTTTTATCGTGTGTTCAATTCCGAGGAGAGTGACGAGCTTATCTTCAAAGTGAATCGTCAAGGAAACGACATGATCCTCGGACTTGTACGGTGA